A portion of the Cyanobium sp. PCC 7001 genome contains these proteins:
- a CDS encoding homoserine dehydrogenase: MTIGIGLLGLGTVGAGVASILASPEGRHPLVAALRLQRVAVRDLTRSRPLAPPAELLTTDPEAVVDDPAVDIVVEVMGGLEPARTLILRAIAAGKPVVTANKAVIARHGEEIAAAAAAQGVYVLIEAAVGGGIPIIEPLKQSLGSNRIQRVSGIINGTTNYILSRMAAEGAAYADVLADAQRLGYAEADPAADVQGGDAADKIAILTRLAYGGTVPRSAIPTEGIDQLEARDVAYADRLGFVVKLLAVAQLMEADGSDASSDHPLLDVRVHPTLVPSTHPLAGVNGVNNAILVEGDPVGQVMFYGPGAGAGPTASAVVADILNIAGIRQATGGSGGGLDPLLAAGSWRTCALVEGSLTTHRNYVRLRTRDEAGVIGKIGTCFGDAGVSIRSIVQFAAHDFAAQDKDGGNADAEIVVVTHEVLEADFRRALARIEALPEVESVAACLRTL; encoded by the coding sequence ATGACCATCGGCATCGGCCTGCTCGGACTGGGCACAGTGGGCGCCGGTGTGGCGAGCATTCTGGCCAGCCCTGAAGGCCGCCATCCCCTGGTGGCCGCCCTGCGGCTCCAGCGGGTGGCGGTGCGGGATCTGACCCGCTCCCGGCCGCTGGCGCCGCCGGCCGAGCTGCTCACCACCGATCCCGAGGCGGTGGTCGATGACCCGGCCGTGGACATTGTGGTGGAGGTGATGGGCGGCCTCGAGCCAGCCCGCACCCTGATCCTGCGGGCGATCGCCGCGGGCAAGCCCGTGGTCACGGCCAACAAGGCCGTGATCGCCCGCCATGGCGAGGAGATCGCCGCCGCAGCCGCCGCACAGGGGGTCTACGTGCTGATCGAGGCCGCCGTGGGCGGCGGCATCCCGATCATCGAGCCGCTGAAGCAGTCCCTGGGCAGCAACCGGATCCAGCGGGTGAGCGGGATCATCAACGGCACCACCAACTACATCCTCAGCCGCATGGCCGCCGAGGGCGCCGCCTACGCCGATGTGCTGGCCGATGCCCAGCGGCTGGGCTACGCCGAGGCCGATCCCGCCGCCGACGTGCAGGGCGGTGACGCCGCCGACAAGATCGCCATCCTCACCCGCCTGGCCTACGGCGGCACCGTGCCCCGCAGTGCCATTCCCACCGAAGGCATCGACCAGCTCGAGGCCCGCGATGTGGCCTATGCCGACCGTCTGGGCTTCGTGGTGAAGCTGCTGGCCGTGGCCCAGCTGATGGAGGCCGACGGCTCAGACGCCAGCAGCGACCATCCCCTCCTGGACGTGCGGGTGCATCCCACCCTGGTGCCCAGCACCCACCCCCTGGCCGGGGTGAACGGGGTGAACAACGCGATCCTGGTGGAAGGCGACCCCGTGGGCCAGGTGATGTTCTACGGCCCGGGGGCCGGGGCCGGCCCCACCGCCTCGGCCGTGGTGGCGGACATCCTCAACATCGCCGGTATCCGGCAGGCCACGGGGGGATCCGGCGGAGGCCTCGATCCCCTGCTGGCGGCCGGCAGCTGGCGCACCTGCGCGCTGGTGGAGGGATCCCTCACCACCCACCGCAACTACGTGCGGCTCAGGACGCGGGACGAGGCGGGGGTGATCGGCAAGATCGGCACCTGCTTCGGCGACGCCGGCGTGTCGATCCGATCGATCGTGCAGTTCGCGGCCCACGACTTCGCGGCCCAGGACAAGGACGGCGGCAATGCGGATGCCGAGATCGTGGTGGTCACCCATGAGGTGCTGGAGGCCGACTTCCGCCGGGCCCTGGCCAGGATCGAAGCCCTGCCCGAAGTGGAGTCGGTGGCGGCCTGCCTGCGCACCCTCTGA
- a CDS encoding ABC transporter substrate-binding protein, with the protein MHLPARLTPRLWAPLLLALATTLAGCLPSTSSSKSEAQGTNRLVVASRNRVDSVDPAGAYTFGAMQLLSAVGDPLYVVTASGQLEPRLALAPPQLSADGRTATIPLRRDVRFHDGTPFDAAAMVFSLERFLAIGKLSYLLGDRVEAVRAVDSHTLELRLRQPFAPLAELLSAVALTPLSPTAYRQHGRRLLNERFVGTGPYRLTFFSKQQQRLEPFADYWGRSPANDGIDLVSLSNSTALFGALTSGEVDVLLSTSLEIDQQAALRQRSREGQLLEGSGPALEISYLTLLSDQPPFDDPVLRQALAYSLDRDTISERVTLGLRPPLRELVPPSLPGSDPTAWVRYDPDRARSLYRQAGYCQGRTLQVPLTFRSNIPSDRLFALTWQAQLRQDLGDCVQLDVTGMESTTAYRQLGEGAFTLILLDWMGDFPDADNYLIPLLACEKEEQNRCLEGASAASGSFWAQPGLQALLQRSESSSGPERSSLLQRIQRITAGAGPYIPLWLVAPRAWAQPGVSPPSFDGSGRLQLQALTRTGAGTEAGTGAVRP; encoded by the coding sequence TTGCACCTGCCCGCGCGGCTGACCCCCAGACTCTGGGCCCCACTGCTGCTGGCACTCGCCACCACCCTGGCCGGGTGCCTGCCCAGCACCTCCAGTTCGAAGTCCGAGGCGCAGGGCACCAACCGGCTGGTGGTGGCCAGCCGCAATCGGGTTGACAGCGTGGATCCGGCCGGGGCCTACACCTTCGGCGCCATGCAACTGCTGAGCGCGGTGGGCGATCCGCTCTACGTCGTCACGGCGTCAGGCCAGCTGGAACCGCGTCTCGCCCTGGCACCACCACAGTTGAGCGCCGATGGACGCACCGCCACCATCCCCCTGCGGCGGGACGTGCGCTTCCACGACGGCACGCCCTTCGATGCGGCCGCGATGGTGTTCAGCCTCGAGCGCTTCCTGGCGATCGGCAAGCTGAGCTACCTGCTCGGCGATCGGGTCGAGGCGGTGCGGGCAGTGGACTCCCACACGCTGGAGCTCAGGCTGCGCCAGCCCTTCGCGCCGCTGGCCGAGCTGCTCAGCGCCGTGGCCCTCACGCCCCTCTCCCCCACCGCCTACCGCCAGCACGGCAGGCGGCTGCTCAACGAGCGCTTCGTGGGCACGGGCCCCTACCGGCTCACCTTCTTCAGCAAGCAGCAGCAGCGGCTCGAACCTTTCGCCGACTACTGGGGCCGCTCACCGGCCAACGACGGCATCGACCTGGTGTCGCTCAGCAACTCCACGGCCCTGTTCGGCGCCCTCACCAGCGGCGAGGTGGATGTGCTCCTCTCCACCAGCCTGGAGATCGACCAGCAGGCCGCGCTGCGGCAGCGCAGCCGGGAGGGACAACTGCTGGAAGGGAGCGGACCGGCGCTGGAAATCAGCTACCTCACTCTGCTCAGCGACCAGCCCCCCTTTGACGATCCTGTGCTGCGCCAGGCCCTGGCCTACAGCCTTGATCGCGACACGATCAGCGAACGGGTGACCCTGGGCCTGCGCCCGCCCCTGCGGGAACTGGTGCCCCCCAGCCTGCCGGGCTCGGATCCCACCGCCTGGGTGCGCTACGACCCCGACCGGGCCCGCAGCCTCTACCGCCAGGCGGGCTACTGCCAGGGCCGCACGCTGCAGGTGCCCCTCACCTTCCGCTCCAACATCCCCAGCGACCGCCTCTTCGCCCTGACCTGGCAGGCTCAGCTGCGCCAGGACCTGGGCGACTGCGTGCAGCTGGACGTGACCGGGATGGAATCCACCACGGCCTACCGTCAGCTGGGCGAAGGGGCCTTCACCCTGATTCTGCTGGACTGGATGGGGGATTTCCCCGACGCCGACAACTACCTGATCCCCCTGCTCGCCTGTGAGAAGGAGGAGCAGAACCGCTGCCTGGAGGGCGCCAGCGCCGCCAGCGGCAGCTTCTGGGCCCAGCCGGGCCTGCAGGCTCTCCTGCAGCGCAGCGAGAGCAGCAGCGGGCCCGAGCGCAGCAGCCTGCTGCAGCGGATCCAGCGGATCACCGCCGGGGCCGGCCCCTACATCCCGCTCTGGCTGGTGGCGCCGCGGGCCTGGGCCCAGCCGGGAGTGAGCCCACCCAGCTTCGACGGTTCGGGACGGCTGCAGCTGCAGGCCCTCACCCGCACCGGCGCGGGCACGGAGGCCGGAACAGGGGCGGTGCGGCCATGA
- a CDS encoding ABC transporter permease, with protein sequence MSRRRALAQYLAARLALAPLMLWLIATLVFLLLRLAPGDPIDALLGNRAPEAARAALRSRLGLDLPLWRQYGNFLGDLLQGDLGTSLTNQDPVSTVIGQTLPASLELGSVALILAAMVGLAVGFSGIARPEGKLDLAGRLYGIGTYALPPFWAAMVVQLIFAVWLGWLPVGGRFPPTLLPPEGSGFYLIDSLRIGLGSGDWRVLAGTVRHLTLPAGTLALLLSGIFANALRLNLRRSLASDYVEAARSRGLGEARVVLRHALPNALLPVLTITGITVASLIGGALLIEVTYSWPGIAYRLQEAISQRDYPLVQGIVVVVAALVVLVTVTVDVLVALLDPRIRF encoded by the coding sequence ATGAGTCGGCGCCGGGCGCTGGCCCAGTACCTGGCGGCGCGGCTGGCGCTGGCCCCCCTGATGCTGTGGCTGATCGCCACCCTGGTGTTCCTGCTGCTGCGGCTGGCGCCGGGCGATCCGATCGACGCCCTGCTCGGCAACCGTGCCCCGGAGGCCGCCCGGGCGGCCCTGCGCAGCCGCCTGGGCCTGGATCTGCCCCTGTGGCGGCAGTACGGCAACTTCCTGGGCGATCTGCTCCAGGGTGATCTGGGCACGTCCCTCACCAACCAGGACCCGGTGAGCACGGTGATCGGCCAGACCTTGCCCGCCAGCCTGGAGCTGGGCAGCGTGGCCCTGATCCTGGCGGCGATGGTGGGCCTGGCCGTGGGCTTCTCCGGCATCGCCAGACCCGAAGGAAAGCTGGATCTGGCCGGCCGCCTCTATGGCATCGGCACCTACGCCCTGCCCCCGTTCTGGGCGGCGATGGTGGTGCAGCTGATCTTCGCGGTGTGGCTGGGCTGGCTGCCGGTGGGCGGGCGGTTCCCGCCCACCCTGCTGCCGCCCGAGGGCAGCGGCTTCTACCTGATCGACAGCCTGCGCATCGGCCTGGGCAGCGGCGACTGGCGGGTGCTGGCCGGCACCGTGCGCCACCTCACCCTGCCGGCCGGCACCCTGGCGCTGCTGCTGAGCGGCATCTTCGCCAATGCCCTGCGGCTGAACCTGCGCCGCAGCCTCGCCAGCGACTACGTGGAGGCGGCCCGCAGCCGGGGGCTGGGGGAGGCGCGGGTGGTGCTGCGCCATGCCCTGCCCAACGCCCTGCTGCCCGTGCTCACCATCACCGGCATCACCGTGGCCTCGTTGATCGGGGGCGCCCTGCTGATCGAGGTCACCTACTCCTGGCCGGGGATCGCCTACCGGCTGCAGGAGGCGATCAGCCAGCGCGACTACCCCCTGGTGCAGGGCATCGTGGTGGTGGTGGCGGCACTGGTGGTGCTCGTCACCGTCACGGTGGATGTGCTGGTGGCCCTGCTCGATCCCCGCATCCGTTTCTGA
- a CDS encoding alpha/beta fold hydrolase, which yields MSLAPLAALPSRAASELVVELDGLQLPIDLDDLEAWTLTPAGASTSQALWLNLLNAESRRGLIRLLRAPLLRDRGFGIQLLSSWTGEPLLREVGGLLTSPDGDNTGVLLLATLNQLLERQSTITTLDLLRALPPERLHLRVDGLLELASDWRSQLRSQERAMAELRALPLPQRSSRTLVLGRQDHASPQLLQLPVGHRPSPLPVEIWPARRAKGGPWLLLMPGLGGNTDQLSWLAGALSERGWPVLLIEHPGSDERAVKASLEGQGPPPGAESLPDRLADLQAVLAAQRDGTLPSLGPAPAGDDGMVLIGHSLGGLAALMAAGLVPEKGLAQRCEQALSSLPVTNLSRLLQCQLPQVMGDGAGQTFPVSGSALQDAIPLRGVITFNGFGSLLWPARGLADLNLPVLVVGGSLDLVTPPVTEQLDLFLGNQNPRSRLVLVDGGSHFSPVRLAEEGEPLFRLGDQLVGEDPRRVQELLLAVTIEFLEGWQHPSLLSPQRRDHNGIDAYVLDQQQARRWRSRLGRP from the coding sequence GTGTCCCTTGCTCCCCTGGCGGCGCTGCCCTCCCGGGCGGCCTCGGAGCTGGTGGTGGAGCTCGATGGCCTGCAGCTGCCCATCGACCTGGACGATCTGGAGGCCTGGACCCTTACGCCCGCAGGGGCTTCCACCAGCCAGGCGCTGTGGCTCAACCTCCTGAATGCCGAGTCGCGGCGGGGTCTGATCCGCCTGCTGCGGGCGCCCCTGCTGCGGGACCGGGGCTTCGGGATCCAGTTGCTCAGCAGCTGGACCGGGGAGCCCCTGCTGCGGGAGGTGGGCGGCCTGCTCACCAGCCCTGACGGTGACAACACCGGGGTGCTGCTGCTGGCCACCCTGAACCAGTTGCTGGAGCGCCAGAGCACGATCACCACGCTGGATCTGCTGCGGGCCCTGCCTCCGGAGCGTCTCCACCTGCGGGTGGACGGTCTGCTGGAGCTGGCGAGCGACTGGCGCAGCCAGCTGCGCTCCCAGGAGCGGGCCATGGCGGAGCTGCGCGCCCTGCCCCTGCCCCAGCGCAGTTCGCGAACCCTGGTGCTCGGCCGGCAGGACCACGCCAGCCCCCAGCTGCTGCAGCTGCCCGTCGGCCATCGCCCCTCTCCCCTGCCGGTGGAGATCTGGCCGGCGCGCCGGGCCAAGGGTGGCCCCTGGCTGCTGCTGATGCCGGGGCTGGGCGGCAACACCGACCAGCTCAGCTGGCTGGCCGGCGCCCTCTCGGAGCGGGGCTGGCCGGTGCTGCTCATCGAGCATCCCGGCAGCGACGAGCGGGCCGTGAAGGCCTCGCTGGAGGGGCAGGGCCCACCCCCAGGAGCGGAGTCGCTGCCGGACCGGCTGGCTGATCTGCAGGCGGTGCTGGCGGCCCAGCGGGACGGCACCCTCCCCTCCCTCGGCCCCGCCCCCGCCGGCGATGACGGCATGGTGCTGATCGGTCACTCGCTCGGCGGCCTGGCGGCGCTGATGGCCGCCGGGCTGGTGCCGGAAAAGGGGCTGGCGCAGCGCTGCGAACAGGCCCTGAGCTCCCTGCCGGTCACCAACCTCTCGCGGCTGCTGCAGTGCCAGCTGCCCCAGGTGATGGGCGATGGCGCCGGGCAGACCTTCCCCGTGAGCGGCTCGGCGCTGCAGGACGCGATTCCCCTGCGCGGGGTGATCACCTTCAACGGCTTCGGCAGCCTGCTGTGGCCGGCCCGGGGTCTCGCCGACCTCAACCTGCCCGTGCTGGTGGTGGGGGGAAGCCTGGACCTGGTCACCCCGCCGGTGACCGAACAGCTGGACCTGTTTCTCGGCAACCAGAACCCCCGCAGCCGGCTGGTGCTGGTGGACGGCGGCAGCCACTTCTCGCCGGTGCGCCTGGCGGAGGAGGGGGAGCCCCTGTTCCGGCTCGGCGATCAGCTGGTGGGCGAGGACCCCCGCAGGGTGCAGGAGCTGCTGCTGGCCGTCACGATCGAGTTCCTGGAGGGGTGGCAGCACCCCAGCCTGCTTTCGCCCCAGCGCCGCGACCACAACGGCATCGATGCCTATGTGCTCGATCAGCAGCAGGCGCGCCGCTGGCGCAGCCGTCTCGGGCGCCCCTGA
- a CDS encoding MFS transporter, whose amino-acid sequence MEGAELATGRTPRRRGWWLQFPAPLREVATLRLVGSLGAGGVLYLTPMVFHQEAFSAASVTQGVALAALAGTVSRFLSGWMLDRGVNCTLPVLLAALASLGGDALLLQARDFWGYLQGQLLFGMAMGLYWPAIELAVPLSCRQGSAPVSSARGYALVRSADAAGIAGGALLGTLLASLGLLRGIYMVDMVCLIGMVLLLLMRPLPDPDRRHPGGRGDGAANAAWLGPLLPVLAVALLATALPALMQSALPLDLVRGGLERQALPESLGAALIALKLGLLVLIQWPVGRALARHPVRIGLGLSLGSFAIGTALLGGSALSSHGVALVVLAQIPLALGEAAFLPVASEAVVEITPADHRGVAMALFSQCFALSALGAPLLAGMALDHQGHGLGVWWTAAVLCGGGLALVQRIRPRPAVAA is encoded by the coding sequence GTGGAAGGAGCCGAGCTGGCAACGGGGAGGACGCCGCGGCGCCGAGGCTGGTGGCTCCAGTTTCCCGCGCCACTGCGCGAAGTGGCCACGTTGCGGCTGGTGGGATCGCTCGGTGCCGGCGGCGTGCTTTATCTCACCCCGATGGTGTTCCACCAGGAGGCCTTCAGCGCCGCCAGCGTGACCCAGGGAGTGGCCCTGGCGGCCCTCGCGGGCACCGTGAGCCGGTTTCTGAGCGGCTGGATGCTGGATCGGGGTGTGAACTGCACCCTGCCCGTGCTTCTGGCGGCCCTGGCCTCTCTGGGGGGGGACGCGCTGCTGCTTCAGGCCCGGGACTTCTGGGGATACCTGCAGGGGCAGCTGCTGTTCGGCATGGCCATGGGGCTCTACTGGCCCGCCATCGAGCTGGCGGTGCCGCTGAGCTGCCGGCAGGGCTCCGCCCCTGTGTCCTCCGCCCGGGGCTACGCCCTGGTGCGCAGCGCCGATGCGGCCGGGATTGCCGGCGGAGCGCTGCTCGGCACCCTGCTGGCCAGTCTCGGGCTGCTGCGGGGCATCTACATGGTGGACATGGTGTGCCTGATCGGCATGGTGCTGCTGCTGCTCATGCGGCCCCTGCCCGATCCGGACCGGCGCCATCCCGGCGGCCGTGGCGACGGCGCCGCCAACGCGGCCTGGCTGGGGCCGCTGCTGCCGGTGCTGGCGGTGGCTCTGCTGGCCACGGCGCTGCCGGCTCTGATGCAGAGCGCACTGCCGCTCGATCTGGTGCGGGGAGGACTGGAGCGGCAGGCCTTGCCCGAGAGCCTGGGGGCCGCCCTGATCGCCCTCAAGCTGGGCCTGCTGGTGCTGATCCAGTGGCCGGTGGGCAGGGCCCTGGCCCGGCATCCGGTGCGGATCGGCCTGGGGCTGAGCCTGGGAAGCTTCGCCATCGGCACCGCCCTGCTGGGCGGCTCAGCCCTGAGCAGCCACGGGGTGGCCCTGGTGGTGCTGGCCCAGATCCCGCTGGCTCTGGGGGAGGCCGCCTTTCTGCCCGTGGCCAGCGAAGCCGTGGTGGAGATCACCCCAGCGGACCATCGCGGCGTGGCGATGGCGCTGTTCTCCCAGTGCTTCGCCCTCAGCGCCCTGGGGGCTCCGCTGCTGGCCGGGATGGCCCTGGACCATCAGGGCCATGGCCTCGGCGTGTGGTGGACGGCGGCCGTGCTCTGCGGGGGCGGGCTGGCGCTGGTGCAGCGGATCAGGCCGAGGCCCGCGGTGGCTGCCTGA
- a CDS encoding EAL domain-containing protein, translated as MVVSRPVVSGNALDGLLRGGGLDVHFQPVVCLKQQRVIGLEALARPQALPVNELFAEARRTGSLLHLDRHCRQLALSTYAGMVLAESEPPPLLFLNFEASVLDTGVLGSGALIQAVRQAGVPPSQVVIEINESVVGNTEALITFVNVHRDLGFLIALDDLGTGQSNLPRISQLRPDVIKLDRSLIDGIEKDFFQQETVKSLTHLSRSIGCLVLAEGIETVEELDCCAGLGADLFQGYFFGRPAPAAPREDNDLPLSLREASERLRVRAVAGIRQRHATGQRMAWLVEQGCRRLQGAERSDFDAVLAALVAGEGGVEAAYLLDSRGIQVGDTHLRPGTVHTNTLLFSPGYRGSDHSTKEYFYSLIGTGLTRFTTENYISLATGHLCRTVAMWLDHPDGDSYVLCIDLKL; from the coding sequence GTGGTCGTTTCCCGTCCGGTGGTGTCAGGGAATGCGCTGGACGGTCTCCTGCGCGGTGGAGGACTGGATGTGCATTTCCAGCCCGTGGTGTGCCTGAAGCAGCAGCGGGTGATCGGGCTGGAAGCCCTGGCCCGCCCCCAGGCCCTGCCGGTGAACGAGCTGTTCGCCGAGGCCCGGCGCACCGGCAGCCTTCTGCACCTGGACCGTCACTGCCGCCAGCTGGCCCTCAGCACCTACGCCGGGATGGTGCTTGCTGAATCCGAGCCGCCGCCGCTGCTGTTCCTCAACTTCGAGGCCTCCGTGCTCGACACCGGGGTGCTGGGATCGGGCGCCCTGATTCAGGCCGTCCGCCAGGCCGGCGTGCCCCCCAGCCAGGTGGTGATCGAGATCAACGAGAGCGTGGTGGGCAACACCGAGGCGTTGATCACCTTCGTGAACGTGCACCGCGATCTGGGCTTCCTGATCGCGCTGGATGATCTCGGCACCGGGCAGAGCAACCTGCCCCGCATCTCCCAGCTGCGGCCCGATGTGATCAAACTCGACCGCAGCCTGATCGATGGCATCGAGAAGGACTTCTTTCAGCAGGAGACCGTCAAGTCCCTGACCCATCTCTCCCGCAGCATCGGCTGCCTGGTGCTGGCCGAAGGAATCGAAACGGTGGAGGAACTCGATTGCTGCGCCGGTCTGGGAGCCGATCTGTTCCAGGGCTATTTCTTCGGCAGGCCAGCCCCGGCCGCTCCCCGGGAGGACAACGACCTGCCGCTGTCGCTGCGGGAGGCCTCGGAGCGCCTGCGGGTCCGGGCGGTCGCCGGGATCCGGCAGCGCCACGCCACCGGACAACGGATGGCCTGGCTGGTGGAGCAGGGCTGCCGCCGGCTTCAGGGCGCCGAACGGTCCGACTTCGACGCGGTGCTGGCCGCCCTGGTGGCCGGCGAAGGGGGCGTGGAGGCCGCCTACCTGCTGGACAGCCGCGGCATCCAGGTGGGCGATACCCACCTCCGGCCCGGCACCGTTCACACCAACACCCTGCTGTTTTCGCCGGGGTACCGGGGATCCGATCACTCCACCAAGGAATACTTTTACAGCCTGATCGGCACGGGGCTCACCCGTTTCACCACCGAGAACTACATCAGCCTGGCCACCGGCCATCTCTGCCGCACCGTGGCGATGTGGCTCGATCATCCCGACGGCGACAGCTACGTGCTCTGCATCGATCTGAAGCTCTGA
- a CDS encoding bifunctional diguanylate cyclase/phosphodiesterase, translating to MSPGKLLRSWIKEERREGPLRWDHTLPLTILLVAVVVATTAAVRGLQERHRHEDDQATILTLVETSLHDLQASARHWSRWAPLTSALNGADPQAVRQQISRSEALYRADQLLLFNASKQLQLAHSGNGQPLAPEAESVRCVQEQLDAAAVKEIQPIACAVGKKQIQLGVIAPLQTWRAQRSGQGTVALLRPIHPEAADSGSDSRMGLLLARHLAWRTPTELGTQPLPLQPAATPVKPVVSGPKGAVLALLNPILPLVQGRSLLPDLLLVSVVLAAVLATRAIPLLERRQRRLIHLQAERLATRRIQRTSRKLDRLLERLGPSSSSSRTQPVEDEVMAKLFGAPNSELESAGEGPRHLTAQVEHKLSQVASSFERLLSTAKALALFDSLTDLPNRRYFFERLAIESQRARRSDTPFVIMFIDVDKFKMINDTYGHHVGDAALIAVADHMRAVSRREDFISRYGGDEFALIMDLSAMEDRSEDNLKAQAYQFAVRLTERFQEPIPIAGMNLPVSLSVGITLVDSQEADPQQAIQRSDAAMYQAKNQIDTRISIFDVSSNKHELDSYRLFADLQTALHKHDLRILYQPIIDVHHGLHAVEALVRWRHPELGDIPPDVLLNIADHYRLTLPLGLELITLAARGYASLRASLGGDPRLALNISGHLLSHPQMGQTILNLLDSQLVHPQKVTLEITEQSVMEMGRTTEENLQYLRASGMQLSLDDFGTGHSSLMRLITLQPSELKIDKAFVTPLQTDPNALRVVSLVATLARRMNLRVVAEGVETQEISEVLTKLGITHQQGFYFSHARSSGDLIAAGQRAFQRFFNPEGARPSNTAAPWS from the coding sequence ATGAGTCCCGGCAAGCTGCTGCGTTCCTGGATCAAGGAGGAGCGGCGTGAAGGTCCGCTCCGCTGGGACCACACCCTTCCCCTCACCATCCTGCTGGTCGCTGTCGTGGTGGCGACCACCGCCGCTGTGCGCGGCCTGCAGGAACGCCATCGCCACGAGGACGACCAGGCCACGATCCTGACCCTGGTGGAGACCTCCCTGCACGACCTGCAGGCCTCCGCCCGGCACTGGAGCCGTTGGGCGCCGCTGACTTCTGCCCTCAACGGCGCCGACCCCCAGGCCGTGCGCCAGCAGATCAGCCGATCCGAGGCGCTGTACCGGGCCGATCAGCTGCTGCTGTTCAACGCCTCCAAGCAGCTGCAACTGGCCCACAGCGGAAACGGGCAACCCCTCGCGCCTGAGGCCGAGAGTGTGCGCTGTGTGCAGGAGCAGCTCGATGCGGCGGCGGTGAAGGAGATCCAGCCCATCGCCTGTGCGGTGGGCAAGAAGCAGATCCAGCTGGGCGTGATCGCGCCCCTGCAGACCTGGCGCGCCCAGCGCTCCGGCCAGGGCACGGTGGCGCTTCTGCGCCCCATCCATCCGGAAGCGGCAGATTCCGGCAGCGACAGCCGCATGGGCCTGCTCCTGGCCCGCCATCTCGCCTGGCGAACGCCCACCGAACTCGGCACGCAGCCCCTGCCGCTGCAGCCCGCCGCCACCCCGGTGAAACCGGTGGTGTCCGGGCCCAAGGGGGCCGTGCTGGCGCTGCTGAATCCGATCCTGCCGCTGGTGCAGGGCCGTTCCCTGCTGCCCGATCTGCTGCTGGTCTCGGTGGTGCTGGCAGCCGTGCTCGCCACCCGGGCGATCCCCCTGCTGGAACGGCGTCAGCGGCGGTTGATCCACCTCCAGGCCGAACGGCTGGCCACCCGTCGCATCCAGCGCACGAGCAGAAAGCTGGACCGGCTCCTGGAGCGGCTGGGCCCTTCCAGCTCCTCGAGCCGCACCCAGCCGGTCGAAGACGAAGTGATGGCCAAGCTGTTCGGTGCACCCAACAGCGAGCTGGAGTCAGCCGGGGAGGGCCCCAGGCACCTCACGGCCCAGGTGGAGCACAAGCTGAGCCAGGTGGCCAGCAGCTTCGAGCGGCTGTTGAGCACGGCCAAGGCGCTGGCGCTGTTCGATTCGCTCACCGATCTGCCCAATCGCCGCTATTTCTTCGAGCGCCTCGCGATTGAATCCCAGAGGGCACGGCGCAGCGATACACCCTTCGTGATCATGTTCATCGATGTGGATAAGTTCAAGATGATCAATGACACCTACGGTCACCATGTCGGCGACGCCGCCCTGATCGCCGTGGCCGACCACATGCGGGCGGTGTCCCGGCGGGAAGACTTCATCTCCCGTTATGGCGGTGACGAATTCGCCTTGATCATGGATCTCTCCGCCATGGAGGATCGCAGCGAGGACAATCTCAAGGCCCAGGCCTATCAGTTCGCCGTTCGCCTCACGGAACGCTTCCAGGAGCCCATCCCCATCGCGGGCATGAATCTGCCGGTGAGCCTGAGCGTGGGCATCACCCTGGTGGACAGCCAGGAGGCCGATCCCCAGCAGGCCATTCAGCGCTCCGATGCGGCGATGTACCAGGCCAAAAACCAGATCGACACACGGATCTCCATCTTTGACGTTTCCAGCAACAAGCACGAACTCGACAGCTACAGGCTGTTCGCCGATCTCCAGACCGCGCTTCACAAGCACGACCTGAGGATTCTCTATCAACCCATCATTGATGTGCACCATGGCCTGCACGCCGTCGAGGCCCTGGTGCGCTGGCGCCATCCGGAGCTGGGCGACATCCCTCCCGATGTGCTGCTCAACATCGCCGATCACTACCGTCTGACCCTGCCCCTGGGCCTGGAGCTGATCACCCTGGCCGCACGGGGTTACGCCTCCCTGCGGGCCAGCCTGGGCGGCGATCCACGCCTGGCCCTCAACATCAGCGGCCATCTGCTCAGCCACCCCCAGATGGGCCAGACCATCCTCAACCTGCTCGATTCACAGCTGGTTCATCCCCAGAAGGTGACGCTGGAGATCACCGAGCAGTCGGTGATGGAGATGGGGCGCACCACCGAAGAGAACCTCCAGTATCTGCGTGCTTCTGGCATGCAGCTCTCGCTGGATGACTTCGGCACCGGCCACTCCTCCCTGATGCGCTTGATCACCCTGCAGCCCAGCGAGCTGAAGATCGACAAGGCCTTCGTCACGCCCCTGCAGACCGACCCCAACGCCCTGCGGGTGGTGAGCCTGGTGGCCACCCTGGCCCGGCGCATGAACCTGCGGGTGGTGGCTGAGGGCGTGGAGACCCAGGAGATCTCGGAAGTGCTGACCAAGCTCGGGATCACCCATCAGCAGGGTTTCTACTTCTCCCATGCCCGCTCCTCCGGCGACCTGATCGCGGCCGGACAACGGGCCTTCCAGCGGTTCTTCAACCCCGAAGGCGCCCGTCCGAGCAACACCGCGGCCCCCTGGAGCTGA